The following coding sequences lie in one Arthrobacter sp. SLBN-122 genomic window:
- a CDS encoding family 78 glycoside hydrolase catalytic domain produces the protein MAAQEPETGQLHASNLLTDGLQSCLTAAPSPVFSWQLDLDHDADPALARQTGYELEVQDSQGTVLWTSGPVASSCQRGIPYGGSPLGDDADYAWRVRIRDGAGAPGSWSALQTFSTGLTDSSWQAGWMGRTPGGRAPLELLNDALRVAGSPFLPVPCPGLRSFRLEARLRPMMGRAGLLLRSSGPGTGLLLELGADGQVSLRLAPAWEIPASAAPETPVLASAHALGAASGAWRDLAVSDDGRTIRVAVDGLELLAVDEPLEQSVGQVAAGTIALHQGPRSQAEYASLRIAGTTEGKPGEREELLLDHRFDAGSELALACLARWSRTTAHRQPDEWTLFRTTLNLTGTVRRARLYAAAHHHAQLSVAGTPCLSTTSFGYPGEGYYDAADLTEVLTQHPADTPVPVTALLHWYGPGQGRAASIPGLLVRLTVDYDDGRREVLTSGPGWTAGEAPYRQSGYRNDEGDPVEHLDGEAAASLSAAVDLPAAITSGRHPSSDFPRLHPRRTFLAGRFVAPQQFLTAVDGTMVADFGQVVPARPEIDFLAGAPGRTVMLRAGYALGPDGRVDAGKTASQNTDMSFPYTQTSGPQQYRASVHLGFRYLELPGVDAAEVSRIGAASVHASHPGEGSFSSSDPVLDSVFGLLRDSALYGVQEQFVDTPTREKGQFLADAANISYATMALFGEHAFTAQALREFAWSARRYWNAGEEKGRYNAVYPNGDGKRDIPDFSLMLPEWAEEYHLRTGDLALVRELLPHLRDTADYALRYIPAEGPTAGLVTNLGGGSGPYLHGIVDWPAPGRFGYDMECAAKTTVNAQAYSALVSTARVCGAAGEEDAAARYAAAARALATAVRTRFRVNGVMVDGLQADGTPSSHASQHATSFPLSLGITEPTYAATDAARIAGMGMRQGPMTVHRLVRALVGQGMTDGVLDLLTNKDQPGWAQLLDRGATFTWEAWDLADGSDYSQSHAWSAAVLKEILEHLLGVRFSVPGGNGVVIEPPLCRLEHVRGSVPVGNGYVQAAWRRRGGQVELECTIPPGVTATVRLPAGTYGVKGPGADAAVVPSAAGDRQADGAARDFRVHTGTWTFTPA, from the coding sequence ATGGCAGCGCAGGAGCCGGAAACCGGGCAACTCCACGCTTCCAACCTCCTGACGGACGGGCTTCAGTCCTGCCTGACCGCAGCCCCCTCCCCTGTGTTCAGCTGGCAGCTGGACCTGGACCACGACGCCGATCCCGCCCTTGCCCGGCAAACCGGCTATGAGCTTGAGGTCCAGGACTCACAGGGCACGGTCTTGTGGACGTCGGGGCCGGTGGCGTCATCCTGCCAGCGCGGCATTCCGTATGGCGGTTCCCCGCTTGGCGACGACGCCGATTACGCCTGGCGCGTGCGTATCCGGGACGGAGCCGGAGCCCCCGGTTCGTGGTCCGCCCTGCAGACCTTCAGCACCGGCCTCACGGACAGTTCCTGGCAGGCCGGCTGGATGGGCCGGACGCCGGGTGGACGTGCTCCGCTGGAACTACTTAACGACGCGCTCCGGGTGGCCGGATCCCCCTTCCTGCCAGTCCCCTGCCCCGGGCTCCGCAGCTTCCGGTTGGAGGCCCGGCTTCGCCCCATGATGGGCCGCGCGGGGCTGCTCCTGCGCAGCAGCGGCCCCGGAACCGGTCTGCTGCTGGAGCTGGGCGCCGACGGACAGGTATCGCTCCGTCTCGCTCCGGCTTGGGAGATCCCGGCCTCCGCCGCTCCGGAAACCCCGGTACTGGCGAGCGCCCACGCCCTGGGCGCTGCGTCCGGCGCGTGGCGGGACCTTGCGGTCAGCGACGACGGCAGGACCATTCGGGTGGCTGTCGACGGCCTGGAACTGCTGGCCGTTGATGAGCCGCTTGAACAGTCCGTGGGCCAAGTCGCCGCGGGCACTATCGCCCTGCACCAGGGCCCGCGAAGCCAGGCCGAGTACGCCTCGCTGCGAATCGCGGGCACCACAGAAGGGAAACCCGGCGAACGGGAAGAACTCCTGTTAGACCACCGCTTCGATGCCGGCAGTGAACTGGCCCTGGCCTGCCTGGCACGCTGGTCCCGGACCACGGCACACCGCCAGCCCGATGAGTGGACCCTGTTCCGGACCACCCTGAACCTCACGGGGACGGTGCGGCGGGCCCGGCTCTACGCCGCAGCCCACCACCACGCCCAGCTCTCCGTCGCGGGGACACCCTGCCTCAGCACCACCTCGTTCGGCTACCCCGGCGAAGGCTATTACGACGCCGCCGACCTCACGGAGGTCCTTACTCAACACCCCGCGGACACGCCCGTGCCGGTGACAGCCCTGCTTCACTGGTACGGCCCGGGCCAGGGCCGCGCTGCCAGCATCCCGGGCCTCCTGGTCCGGCTCACCGTGGACTACGACGACGGGCGCCGCGAGGTCCTCACGTCCGGCCCGGGCTGGACCGCCGGCGAAGCCCCGTACCGCCAGTCGGGCTACCGCAACGATGAGGGCGATCCGGTGGAGCACCTGGACGGGGAAGCTGCGGCGTCCCTTAGCGCCGCCGTTGACCTGCCGGCCGCCATCACCTCAGGCCGCCACCCGTCGTCGGACTTTCCCCGGCTGCACCCCCGCAGGACCTTCCTTGCCGGCCGGTTCGTGGCGCCGCAGCAGTTCCTGACCGCCGTCGATGGCACCATGGTGGCGGACTTCGGCCAGGTGGTCCCCGCGAGGCCCGAAATAGATTTTCTGGCTGGCGCGCCAGGGCGCACCGTCATGCTCCGTGCCGGCTACGCGCTGGGTCCCGACGGCAGGGTGGACGCCGGGAAGACCGCCAGCCAGAACACCGACATGTCCTTTCCCTACACCCAAACCTCAGGGCCGCAGCAGTACCGGGCGTCGGTGCACCTGGGCTTCCGTTACCTGGAGCTCCCCGGCGTGGACGCCGCGGAGGTCTCACGCATCGGCGCCGCCAGTGTCCACGCCAGCCATCCCGGCGAGGGCAGCTTCAGCAGCTCGGACCCGGTGTTGGACTCCGTGTTCGGGCTGCTCCGCGATTCTGCGCTGTATGGCGTGCAGGAGCAGTTCGTGGATACCCCCACCCGCGAAAAGGGCCAGTTCCTGGCCGACGCCGCCAACATCTCCTATGCCACCATGGCGCTGTTCGGCGAACACGCCTTCACGGCGCAGGCGCTGCGGGAGTTCGCATGGTCCGCCCGCCGTTACTGGAATGCCGGGGAGGAGAAGGGGCGCTATAACGCCGTCTATCCAAACGGCGACGGCAAGCGCGATATCCCCGATTTTTCCCTGATGCTGCCGGAGTGGGCCGAGGAGTACCACCTCCGCACGGGTGATCTTGCCCTGGTCCGGGAGCTGCTGCCGCACCTGCGCGACACAGCTGACTACGCCCTGCGCTATATACCAGCAGAAGGCCCGACGGCGGGACTGGTCACCAACCTGGGCGGCGGCTCCGGCCCCTACCTGCACGGCATCGTGGACTGGCCGGCGCCCGGCCGGTTCGGCTACGACATGGAGTGCGCGGCCAAAACCACTGTCAATGCCCAGGCCTACTCGGCGCTGGTGTCCACGGCCCGGGTCTGCGGGGCGGCAGGTGAGGAGGACGCGGCGGCCCGCTACGCCGCTGCTGCCCGTGCCCTGGCAACTGCCGTCCGCACCCGTTTCCGGGTCAACGGAGTCATGGTGGACGGGCTGCAGGCAGACGGGACGCCCAGCTCCCACGCCTCCCAGCACGCCACCTCCTTCCCGCTGTCGCTGGGCATCACTGAGCCAACGTACGCCGCTACGGACGCCGCCCGGATCGCCGGGATGGGCATGCGGCAGGGCCCCATGACCGTGCACCGGCTGGTCCGGGCGTTGGTGGGCCAAGGGATGACGGATGGCGTGCTGGACCTGCTGACGAACAAGGATCAGCCCGGCTGGGCGCAGCTCCTGGACCGCGGCGCCACCTTCACCTGGGAGGCGTGGGACCTGGCGGACGGCAGCGACTACAGCCAGTCGCACGCCTGGTCCGCAGCGGTGCTCAAGGAGATCCTGGAGCACCTGCTCGGAGTCCGCTTCAGCGTGCCGGGCGGGAACGGGGTGGTGATCGAGCCGCCGCTGTGCCGGCTGGAGCACGTCCGCGGCAGCGTCCCGGTGGGCAACGGGTATGTGCAGGCCGCTTGGCGGCGCCGCGGCGGACAGGTGGAACTGGAGTGCACCATTCCACCTGGCGTTACAGCCACCGTCCGGCTGCCCGCCGGCACGTACGGCGTCAAGGGGCCCGGTGCGGATGCCGCCGTCGTGCCTTCCGCTGCAGGTGACCGTCAGGCGGACGGGGCCGCCCGGGACTTCCGGGTGCACACCGGAACCTGGACCTTCACGCCCGCCTAA